A single genomic interval of Deltaproteobacteria bacterium harbors:
- the gltB gene encoding glutamate synthase large subunit, translated as MHPIQEELKNHGLYDPSFEHEACGVGFVVNMKGGKSHKIVTDGVQILLNLAHRGACGCDPKTGDGAGILIQIPHRLFKAQEKALGFSLPEPGNYAVGMLFLPQDPKERAQCEQILTNIIQEEGQVLLGFRDVPTDNSDLGKESKAVEPVVRQAFIQNKSPNLGQDAFERKLYLISKRAEHEIHGSTLKQAKLFFIVSLSSRTLVYKGMLLADQLKDYFPDLENPALESALALVHSRFSTNTFPAWGLAHPYRYLAHNGEINTLKGNRNWMATRQQMFQSEYFGADIKKLFPIITPDGSDSFSLDNALELLHMGGRSLPHAMLMLIPEAWQGNPGMDPKKRNFYEYHATTMEPWDGPACVAFTDGQVIGAVLDRNGLRPSRFMVTSDDVLIMASETGVLDIPDEKVVQKGRLQPGKMLLVDIAKGRLVSDEEIKQELAQSHPYDEWVRQVVDFKDLPAAKQSGAPTDFNSLLTRQKIFGYTTEDLRMILQPMVEAGQEPIGSMGTDTPIAVLSDQAPLLFWYFKQLFAQVTNPPIDPIREELVMSLVGYLGSEGNLLDVGSSHCHRIRLKEPLLFNPDLEKLREVATNGFKSKALPILFEKNDDAKILHKNLREALANLFAQAKRAILEEKCNLIIISDRGADAKHIPIPSLLATSGLHHFLIQERLRTYCSIIVESGEPREVSHFALLIGYGANAINPYLALESLEDLQREGYLDPKYKTPEIFEKYRKAVNKGLYKVFSKMGISTFQSYNGAQIFEAIGLNRSVIDQYFTGTISRLEGVGLEVLAKEAYLRHRVAYPQVAMNVAELPVGGQYHFRVRGEYHSWNPESVAIMQRAVRENRYETFKTFSQIINEQNQHLCTLRGLLKFKPQKSIPLAEVEPVSEIVKRFATGAMSFGSISKEAHETLAIAMNRIGGKSNTGEGGEEPERFIPLPNGDSRRSAIKQVASGRFGVTTHYLVNADELQIKMAQGAKPGEGGQLPGHKVDRVIARTRYSTPGVGLISPPPHHDIYSIEDLAQLIFDLKNVNPQARITVKLVAESGVGTVAAGVAKAHADMILISGYDGGTGASPLSSIKHAGIPWEIGLAETQQILVAQNLRSRTAIQTDGQLKTGRDVIIATLLGAEEFGFATAPLVATGCILMRKCHLNTCPVGIATQNPELRKKFTGTPEHVINYFFFVAEEIRELMAQLGFRRLVDMVGRTDVLDVDAAVNHWKARGLDLSPVLYRPRAASEVGTHCQMKQDHGIDKILDHELIAKAQPAIEKGEFVQWEMPIRNIHRTTGAMLSGILAKKYGPQGLPDATIKVKFKGSAGQSFGAFLMSGVEFTVEGDTNDYMGKGLFGGRIIVYPPKDSKFVPEQNIIVGNVLLYGAIRGEAFIRGLAGERFCVRNSGATAIVEGLGDHGCEYMTGGRVVVIGPVGRNFAAGMSGGVAYVLDEQGDFRSKCNLELVALETLDSNDEKFVKQLIMRHEQYTDSTVAKRILKDWDHYLAKFLKVMPTDYKLALKELEEEGETDTKVA; from the coding sequence ATGCATCCTATTCAGGAAGAGCTGAAAAATCATGGGCTTTATGACCCAAGCTTCGAACACGAAGCTTGTGGGGTGGGCTTTGTGGTCAACATGAAGGGTGGCAAATCTCATAAGATTGTTACCGATGGGGTGCAAATTTTATTAAATCTTGCCCACCGTGGGGCCTGTGGTTGTGACCCTAAAACCGGTGATGGGGCGGGCATTCTTATTCAAATCCCGCATCGCCTTTTCAAGGCACAAGAAAAGGCCTTGGGGTTTTCTTTGCCGGAACCTGGCAACTATGCCGTGGGCATGCTCTTCTTGCCCCAAGATCCCAAAGAGCGTGCGCAATGCGAGCAAATTTTAACAAATATTATTCAAGAAGAAGGGCAGGTCTTGCTGGGTTTTAGAGATGTGCCAACCGATAATTCTGATTTGGGCAAAGAGTCTAAAGCCGTCGAGCCGGTGGTTCGCCAGGCCTTTATTCAAAACAAATCGCCAAATCTTGGGCAAGATGCCTTTGAACGCAAACTCTATTTAATTTCTAAACGGGCTGAGCACGAAATCCATGGTTCTACTTTAAAACAAGCTAAATTATTTTTTATCGTGAGCCTAAGCAGTCGCACCTTGGTTTACAAAGGCATGTTGTTGGCCGATCAACTTAAGGACTACTTCCCAGATCTTGAAAATCCAGCGTTAGAAAGCGCCTTAGCCTTGGTGCACTCGCGATTTAGCACCAACACATTTCCCGCTTGGGGCTTGGCCCACCCTTATCGTTATTTGGCTCACAATGGTGAAATTAACACCTTAAAGGGTAATCGCAATTGGATGGCTACTCGCCAACAAATGTTTCAGTCAGAATATTTTGGCGCAGACATCAAAAAATTATTTCCCATCATTACTCCCGATGGCAGCGATTCATTTTCGTTAGATAATGCCCTCGAACTTCTCCATATGGGAGGGCGAAGCTTGCCTCATGCGATGCTGATGCTCATCCCCGAGGCATGGCAAGGTAATCCTGGTATGGATCCTAAAAAGAGAAATTTTTACGAATACCATGCCACCACGATGGAACCGTGGGATGGGCCAGCCTGTGTGGCCTTTACCGATGGGCAGGTGATTGGCGCGGTGTTAGACCGCAACGGGCTTAGACCTTCGCGGTTCATGGTAACAAGCGATGATGTTTTGATTATGGCCTCCGAAACCGGGGTTTTAGATATTCCCGATGAAAAGGTGGTGCAAAAGGGGAGGCTCCAACCTGGCAAAATGTTGTTGGTTGATATTGCCAAAGGTCGATTGGTGAGTGACGAAGAAATTAAACAAGAACTGGCGCAAAGCCATCCTTATGATGAATGGGTCCGTCAGGTTGTGGATTTTAAAGATCTGCCTGCGGCAAAACAAAGTGGCGCTCCAACCGATTTTAACAGTTTACTGACTCGGCAAAAGATTTTTGGTTACACCACCGAAGATTTACGCATGATCCTCCAGCCCATGGTAGAAGCAGGTCAGGAGCCTATTGGTTCTATGGGCACCGACACGCCCATTGCGGTTTTGTCAGACCAAGCCCCGTTGCTTTTTTGGTATTTTAAACAACTCTTTGCGCAAGTGACGAATCCGCCCATCGATCCCATTCGCGAAGAATTGGTGATGTCGCTCGTTGGCTATTTAGGTTCAGAGGGGAATTTGCTGGATGTGGGTTCTAGTCATTGTCATCGGATTCGTTTGAAAGAACCACTGTTGTTTAACCCGGATCTTGAGAAATTGCGTGAAGTAGCTACTAATGGGTTTAAGTCTAAAGCCTTACCCATTTTGTTTGAAAAAAATGACGATGCTAAAATACTTCATAAAAATCTTAGAGAAGCCTTGGCGAATTTGTTTGCTCAAGCCAAACGCGCTATTTTGGAAGAAAAGTGTAATCTCATTATCATCAGTGACCGAGGCGCTGATGCAAAGCATATCCCCATTCCTTCTCTGTTAGCAACCTCAGGGCTGCATCATTTTCTCATTCAGGAGCGTTTGCGTACTTACTGTTCTATCATTGTTGAGAGCGGCGAGCCACGCGAAGTGTCGCATTTTGCCTTGCTCATTGGTTATGGTGCCAATGCCATCAATCCTTATTTGGCTTTAGAATCTTTAGAAGATCTGCAACGCGAAGGTTACTTAGATCCTAAATATAAAACCCCAGAAATTTTTGAAAAATACCGTAAGGCGGTTAATAAGGGTTTATATAAAGTTTTTTCTAAAATGGGCATCTCGACTTTTCAAAGTTATAATGGTGCCCAGATCTTTGAGGCCATTGGTTTAAATCGCTCAGTGATCGATCAATATTTTACGGGCACTATTTCTCGTTTAGAAGGCGTGGGTCTTGAGGTGCTGGCCAAAGAGGCTTATTTGCGCCACCGTGTGGCCTATCCCCAAGTGGCTATGAATGTCGCTGAACTTCCGGTGGGTGGGCAATACCATTTTCGGGTTCGCGGTGAATATCATTCTTGGAATCCTGAGAGTGTGGCGATCATGCAACGGGCCGTGCGAGAAAATCGTTATGAAACTTTCAAGACATTTTCACAGATCATCAATGAGCAAAATCAACATCTTTGCACCTTACGGGGTTTGTTAAAATTTAAACCGCAAAAATCAATTCCTTTAGCAGAGGTTGAACCGGTTAGTGAAATTGTCAAACGTTTTGCCACGGGTGCCATGTCTTTTGGCAGCATTAGCAAAGAAGCCCACGAAACTTTAGCGATTGCGATGAATCGCATCGGCGGCAAAAGCAATACCGGTGAGGGTGGGGAAGAACCCGAAAGATTTATTCCCTTACCCAATGGTGATTCGAGACGTAGTGCCATTAAGCAAGTGGCCAGCGGGCGTTTTGGTGTAACCACCCATTATTTAGTGAATGCCGATGAGTTGCAAATTAAAATGGCTCAGGGTGCAAAGCCTGGCGAAGGGGGTCAGTTGCCGGGCCACAAAGTTGATCGGGTCATTGCACGAACTCGCTATTCAACCCCGGGGGTTGGGCTTATTTCGCCACCCCCGCATCACGATATTTACTCGATTGAAGATTTAGCTCAGCTTATTTTTGATTTGAAAAATGTCAATCCTCAAGCGCGCATTACGGTAAAATTAGTGGCGGAATCAGGAGTAGGGACGGTCGCGGCTGGCGTGGCCAAGGCTCATGCCGACATGATTTTAATTTCAGGCTACGATGGTGGTACCGGAGCAAGCCCGCTTTCTTCGATCAAGCACGCAGGGATTCCCTGGGAAATTGGTTTAGCCGAAACCCAACAAATTTTAGTTGCACAAAATTTGCGTAGCCGAACCGCCATTCAAACCGATGGCCAATTAAAAACCGGCCGTGATGTGATCATTGCAACTTTGTTAGGGGCCGAAGAGTTTGGTTTTGCCACGGCACCGCTCGTGGCTACCGGTTGTATTTTGATGCGCAAATGCCATCTCAATACTTGCCCCGTGGGCATTGCCACACAAAATCCTGAATTAAGGAAAAAATTTACCGGGACCCCTGAGCACGTCATTAATTATTTCTTTTTTGTAGCAGAAGAAATTCGAGAACTGATGGCTCAATTGGGTTTTCGCCGCTTGGTGGATATGGTGGGAAGAACCGATGTGTTAGATGTTGACGCAGCGGTTAATCATTGGAAGGCAAGAGGTCTTGATTTAAGCCCAGTGCTCTATCGCCCGCGTGCAGCCAGTGAGGTGGGCACCCATTGTCAGATGAAACAAGACCATGGCATCGACAAAATTTTAGATCATGAACTTATTGCCAAGGCCCAACCCGCCATTGAAAAGGGTGAATTTGTGCAGTGGGAAATGCCCATCCGTAACATCCATCGTACCACGGGTGCCATGCTCAGTGGAATTTTAGCCAAAAAATATGGGCCGCAAGGGCTACCCGATGCAACCATCAAAGTTAAATTCAAAGGTTCGGCCGGCCAAAGTTTTGGGGCTTTTTTAATGAGCGGGGTTGAATTTACGGTTGAAGGCGATACCAACGATTATATGGGCAAGGGTTTGTTTGGGGGCCGCATTATTGTTTATCCACCTAAAGATTCGAAGTTTGTGCCTGAACAAAATATTATTGTGGGCAATGTGCTATTGTATGGTGCTATCCGTGGAGAGGCCTTTATTCGTGGCTTAGCGGGCGAGCGTTTTTGTGTGCGCAACTCAGGGGCCACGGC
- a CDS encoding YajQ family cyclic di-GMP-binding protein, translating to MPSFDAVSEVNNQELDNAVNQAIKEIQNRYDFKGSKTQITLEKDKIVIISDDDYKLKAVKDIVLAKAVKRSIAPNALEFGTPEGASGGTLRCEVKILQGIPTEKAKALVKKIKDAGLKVQAQILEEKLRVTGKKKDDLQEVMALLRTNELNVPLQFNNFKD from the coding sequence ATGCCATCCTTTGATGCAGTGTCTGAAGTCAACAACCAGGAACTTGATAATGCCGTGAATCAAGCGATCAAAGAAATTCAAAATCGCTATGATTTTAAGGGTTCTAAAACCCAAATCACTTTAGAAAAAGATAAAATCGTCATTATCAGTGACGATGATTATAAATTAAAGGCAGTCAAAGATATTGTATTGGCTAAAGCCGTGAAACGTAGCATTGCCCCCAATGCCTTAGAATTTGGCACGCCCGAGGGGGCCAGTGGTGGCACCTTACGTTGTGAAGTCAAAATTCTACAAGGGATTCCTACCGAAAAGGCCAAGGCCTTGGTGAAAAAAATCAAAGACGCAGGGCTTAAAGTTCAAGCCCAAATCTTAGAAGAAAAACTAAGGGTGACAGGCAAGAAAAAAGATGATTTGCAAGAAGTGATGGCCTTGTTGCGCACCAATGAATTAAATGTGCCACTCCAGTTTAATAATTTTAAGGATTAA
- a CDS encoding outer membrane lipoprotein carrier protein LolA — protein sequence MMGRLINFFLFMGLMFCSFTLDAETSVELGKNVQRVYEGIQDMTFSFEQTTYIESLEKEINKTGKSQLKRQNKFKIEYTGPRGRIYLANGKKIWFYQPGDTQVSVVKMNRANLTPEALSFLGGLGNLTREFKIDNLDQKTFKQVLGLDSKLKWLKLTPLNPDTSFQEIWMGFEGKSYLTRQAVFFNKSGNRTQYFFRDIAFNSGIADEVFEFKEKGVKEINRNSID from the coding sequence ATGATGGGACGGTTAATAAATTTTTTTTTATTCATGGGCTTGATGTTTTGCAGTTTTACTCTTGATGCCGAAACCTCAGTTGAGTTGGGTAAAAACGTGCAAAGGGTTTATGAGGGTATTCAAGACATGACTTTTTCTTTTGAGCAAACCACCTATATTGAATCTTTAGAAAAAGAGATTAACAAAACCGGCAAATCCCAACTCAAACGCCAAAATAAATTTAAGATCGAATACACCGGCCCCCGTGGCAGGATTTATTTGGCCAATGGCAAGAAGATTTGGTTTTACCAACCCGGCGATACTCAAGTGAGTGTGGTTAAGATGAATCGTGCTAATCTAACCCCCGAGGCCTTGAGTTTTTTAGGGGGCTTGGGTAACCTGACTCGCGAATTTAAAATTGACAACCTCGATCAAAAAACCTTTAAGCAAGTGCTGGGCTTAGACTCTAAGTTGAAGTGGTTAAAGCTTACCCCCCTGAATCCCGATACTTCTTTTCAAGAAATTTGGATGGGTTTTGAGGGCAAAAGTTATTTAACTAGGCAAGCCGTTTTTTTTAACAAATCGGGGAATCGCACCCAATATTTTTTTAGAGACATTGCCTTTAATTCTGGTATTGCGGACGAGGTGTTTGAATTTAAAGAAAAGGGAGTTAAAGAGATTAATCGCAATTCTATTGATTAG
- a CDS encoding SDR family NAD(P)-dependent oxidoreductase: MYDSVKIMALTKIILITGASMGIGASLAKAFAKPNHHLILVARSEDKLKKLASSLQGKCAKADYFATDLTSASGRQALLDWFTTYFQDLHVLINNAGMGIYGPLVKNDFDSIRKLFELNFFACVDLIQKFTPFLSGRSKATIINTSSIAGHRGVPLMSIYCASKFALNGLVESIRPELKSLGIHCLNIYPGVTNTPFSENAIERGWQPTPANKRFSDSPDKVARKTYRAYLKGSREHFINFTNPWVRGMNFIAPRLVDWILSRFYRRNYS; encoded by the coding sequence ATGTATGATAGTGTTAAAATTATGGCTTTAACTAAAATAATTCTCATCACCGGCGCCTCTATGGGGATTGGTGCAAGCCTTGCCAAGGCCTTTGCCAAACCCAATCATCATTTAATTTTAGTGGCCCGCAGTGAAGACAAATTAAAAAAGCTTGCCTCAAGCCTACAAGGGAAATGCGCGAAGGCTGATTATTTTGCAACCGATCTAACTTCAGCCTCAGGTAGGCAAGCCCTTTTAGATTGGTTTACCACTTACTTTCAAGATTTGCATGTCTTGATCAACAATGCAGGCATGGGCATTTATGGGCCTTTAGTGAAAAACGATTTTGATTCAATACGAAAATTGTTCGAACTTAACTTTTTTGCCTGTGTAGATCTCATTCAAAAATTCACCCCTTTTTTATCGGGCCGATCCAAAGCCACGATCATTAATACCTCTTCAATTGCCGGCCACCGTGGGGTGCCGCTCATGAGTATTTATTGTGCCAGCAAGTTTGCCCTCAATGGTTTGGTTGAATCGATCCGCCCTGAACTTAAATCTTTAGGGATTCATTGCTTGAATATTTACCCAGGTGTTACCAATACACCTTTTTCAGAAAATGCCATTGAGCGCGGTTGGCAACCCACCCCGGCTAACAAACGTTTTTCGGATAGCCCTGATAAGGTCGCCCGCAAGACCTATCGAGCTTATTTAAAAGGATCGCGCGAACATTTTATCAACTTCACCAACCCTTGGGTCCGGGGCATGAATTTTATCGCGCCCCGTTTGGTCGATTGGATATTGTCGCGTTTTTATCGTCGTAACTATAGTTAA
- a CDS encoding tRNA (cytidine(34)-2'-O)-methyltransferase, whose protein sequence is MPIVLHQPKIPPNTGNIARLCVGTQTILHLIGPLGFSIGDKELKRAGLDYWKDLTCFYHDNFEHFLKNTQPQRMFFYSTKGQRPYTQATYTANDFLIFGSETQGLPASLLKKYAEHVYTIPMYGPIRSLNLSTAVGIVLYEALRQIKKF, encoded by the coding sequence ATGCCCATTGTCCTTCACCAACCCAAAATTCCACCCAACACTGGTAATATTGCTCGCCTCTGTGTGGGCACCCAAACAATTTTACATTTAATTGGGCCTTTAGGTTTTTCGATTGGTGATAAAGAATTAAAACGTGCCGGGCTCGATTATTGGAAAGACCTTACTTGTTTTTACCACGACAATTTTGAGCATTTTTTAAAAAACACTCAGCCCCAACGCATGTTTTTTTATTCTACGAAAGGGCAACGCCCTTACACCCAAGCAACTTATACTGCGAATGATTTTTTAATCTTTGGTTCTGAAACCCAAGGCCTGCCCGCCTCACTATTAAAAAAATATGCTGAACACGTTTACACCATTCCCATGTACGGACCCATTCGTAGCCTGAACCTATCAACCGCTGTAGGCATCGTGCTTTATGAAGCCCTTCGCCAAATTAAGAAATTTTAG